From Plasmodium relictum strain SGS1 genome assembly, chromosome: 8, the proteins below share one genomic window:
- a CDS encoding U5 small nuclear ribonuclear protein, putative, with product MESKDNLYDEFGNYIGEDIDSDEESSEENEDDNENEENIDDDDKIESEEDKEDEEEDEEEYDTNLNKKEKTKKSLNDNLDELQKVYDGVEVFVEEEDTQDIEEATINKINANVERISFIKKLDVEANRKNFDLVETNLPNNTFSFKFLYELMHQTQFIRNICIAGHFHHGKTTFVDRLIEHTRDKKNKTKIYNSNNKNSSSVSFFSLNAENESTIKKKDSIENTITPYNSKKIDYLMNYTDTRLDEQARGLSIKAIPISLIFQNKVYENIPSNILLNKKKENLKYKSYIFNIIDTPGHVNFFDEFLCSLNICECCCLVVDVIDGCMYVTENIIKSCIYENVKIILIINCIDKLIMDLRLPPNDAYHKINYTIEEINMKIESICDLLNKSKKEKKSFLLSPLKNNVLFSSSIYGIFFTLKSFSKIYCNLYNTYNIDIDEFSQYLWGDIYFNEKDFSFTSSPLYANQKRSFVEFILNPIYKIFGYVCSEEQEFLIPFLKNFNISLKKSDYLFNNKYLLKKINGMIFEDTTAFVDVIIDNCPSPLENAKNKIMQIYSGSLKTKICYDMMRCLKGDQTDNLMVYIIKNYHRPECLMLDLFGRVMCGTIRKGQTVRILGEGYSLNDDEDMITRVITHLWIYEGRYRIEVDEVPAGNFVLIGGIDICINKTCTITNIKKKKKKYDSDKMILDNENNIKKIEKDILLDEQDAEIFYPLHKKFKYINCANSVFKVACEPINPSELPKMLDGLRKIDKSYPLSSTKVEESGEHIILGTGELYLDCILHDLRKLYGDLEIKVSDPVVQFNETIIETSALNCFAETPNKKNKIYMIAEPLQKDLMDDIVQGLVHLNKNQNINIDEYLDAVDNLLYKNDNKKKEDDTAMQNNEILNGDIFNEEQNIEKENKRNDIEVEKKKNTLNYDIDEGVVSLLSSKYNWDLLSIRSIWSFGPENNSPNILVDDSLYKETNKDNLYSIKDNIIQGFCWATKEGPLIEESMKNVKIKILRGDIDSDPLNRGAGQIIPTTRRAIYSSFLLATPRLLEPILFTEIICSGDSVSSVYNVLSRRRGHILKDFPKVGTPLYMVHAYIPAIESFGFETDLRTHTSGQAFCLSMFDHWHIVPGDPLDKSVILRPLEPAPIQHLAREFLLKTRRRKGLTEDVTINRFFDDPMLLNIKDEFSEYF from the coding sequence atggaatcaaaagataatttatatGATGAATTTGGTAATTATATAGGTGAAGATATTGATAGCGATGAAGAAAGTtctgaagaaaatgaagacgataatgaaaatgaagaaaatattgaTGACGATGATAAAATAGAAAGTGAAGAAGATAAAGAAGATGAGGAAGAAGACGAAGAGGAGTATGAtacaaatttaaataaaaaagaaaaaaccaaaaaaagtttaaatgACAATTTAGATGAATTACAAAAAGTTTATGATGGAGTAGAAGTTTTTGTAGAAGAAGAAGATACGCAAGATATAGAAGAGGCAAcgataaataaaataaatgcaAACGTAGAACGAAtaagttttattaaaaaattagatgTAGAAgcaaatagaaaaaatttcgATTTAGTAGAAACCAATTTACCAAATAATACTTTtagttttaaatttttatatgagTTAATGCATCAAACACAatttataagaaatatatgtataGCAGGTCATTTTCATCATGGCAAAACTACATTTGTAGATAGATTAATTGAACATACAcgagataaaaaaaacaaaacaaaaatatataactccaataataaaaatagtagtAGTGTTAGTTTTTTTAGTTTAAATGCAGAAAATGAAAgcacaataaaaaaaaaggattcaATAGAAAATACCATAACTCCATATAATAGCAAAAAAATTgattatttaatgaattataCTGATACAAGATTAGATGAACAAGCTAGAGGTTTATCTATCAAAGCAATTCCaatatctttaatttttcagAATAAAGTATATGAAAACATACCTAGCAACATATtgctaaataaaaaaaaggaaaatttaaaatataaatcatacatttttaatataatagaCACTCCTGGGCATGTAAATTTCTTTGATGAATTTTTATGTTCATTAAATATTTGTGAATGTTGCTGTTTAGTAGTTGATGTTATTGATGGTTGTATGTATGTGacagaaaatataataaaaagttgcatatatgaaaatgtaaaaattatattaattattaattgcatagataaattaataatggaTTTACGTTTACCACCTAATGATGcatatcataaaataaattatactattgaagaaataaatatgaaaatagaaTCTATttgtgatttattaaataaaagtaaaaaagaaaaaaaaagttttttgcTATCTCCATTGAAAAATAATGTTTTATTTAGTTCTAGCATATATGGGATATTTTTCACATTGAAATCTTTTAGTAAAATTTATTGTAATTTATATAACACATACAATATTGATATAGATGAATTTTCTCAATATTTATGGGgtgatatttattttaatgaaaaagatttttcttttacgTCTTCACCTCTTTATGCGAATCAAAAAAGATCATTTGttgaatttatattaaatccaatttataaaatatttggtTATGTATGTTCAGAAGAACAAGAGTTTTTAATaccatttttaaaaaattttaatatatctttaaaaaaaagtgattatttatttaataataagtatctattaaaaaaaattaatggaATGATATTTGAAGATACTACAGCATTTGTAGATGTAATCATAGATAATTGCCCATCTCCGTTGGAAAatgcaaaaaataaaatcatgCAGATATATTCAGGATCcctaaaaacaaaaatatgttATGATATGATGAGATGCTTAAAAGGGGATCAAACAGATAATTTAATggtatatattattaaaaactaCCACAGGCCTGAATGTTTGATGCTTGATTTATTCGGAAGGGTTATGTGTGGTACTATAAGAAAAGGCCAAACAGTTCGTATATTAGGAGAAGGTTATAGTTTAAATGATGATGAAGATATGATTACTAGAGTAATAACTCATTTGTGGATTTATGAAGGAAGGTATAGAATAGAGGTAGATGAGGTTCCTGCAGGGAACTTTGTTTTAATAGGTGGAATTGATATTTGCATAAATAAAACATGTACTATAacaaacataaaaaaaaaaaaaaaaaagtatgatTCAGATAAAATGATTTtagataatgaaaataatataaaaaaaatagaaaaagatattttgCTTGATGAGCAAGATGCTGAAATATTTTATcctttacataaaaaatttaaatacataaattGTGCAAATTCTGTTTTTAAAGTAGCCTGCGAACCAATAAATCCATCTGAATTACCAAAAATGTTAGATGGGTTAAGAAAAATTGATAAATCGTACCCTTTATCTAGTACAAAAGTAGAAGAATCTGGAGAACATATAATTTTGGGAACAGGAGAATTATACTTAGATTGCATTTTACATGATTTAAGAAAGTTATATGGGGATTTAGAAATTAAAGTTTCAGATCCAGTAGTACAATTTAATGAGACTATAATTGAAACATCTGCTCTTAATTGCTTTGCTGAAACtccaaataaaaaaaacaaaatatatatgatagcGGAACCTTTACAAAAAGATTTAATGGATGATATTGTTCAAGGATTGGttcatttaaataagaatcaaaatattaatatagatGAGTATCTAGATGCTGTTGATAACTTATTATACAAGAATGAcaataagaaaaaagaagatgaTACTGCTATgcaaaataatgaaatattaaatggAGATATTTTCAATGAAGAGCAAAACATAGAAAAAGagaataaaagaaatgataTAGAAGtggaaaaaaagaaaaatacgTTAAACTATGATATCGATGAAGGTGTGGTATCTTTATTAAGTAGTAAATACAATTGGGATTTACTCTCTATAAGATCTATTTGGTCATTTGGTCCAGAAAATAATAGCCCAAATATATTAGTAGATGattctttatataaagaaacaaataaagataatttatattctattaaagataatataaTTCAGGGTTTTTGTTGGGCAACTAAAGAAGGGCCATTAATAGAAGAAAGTATGAAGAatgtgaaaataaaaatattaagagGAGATATAGATAGTGACCCACTTAATAGAGGAGCAGGACAAATAATACCTACTACAAGAAGAGCTATTTATTCTTCCTTTTTATTGGCTACCCCAAGATTATTAGAACCTATTTTGTTTACTGAAATTATATGTTCAGGAGATTCAGTTTCTTCAGTTTATAATGTTTTATCGAGAAGAAGAGGccatatattaaaagatttTCCAAAAGTAGGAACACCCTTATATATGGTTCATGCATATATACCTGCAATTGAATCTTTTGGTTTTGAAACTGACTTAAGAACTCATACAAGTGGCCAAGCATTTTGTTTAAGTATGTTTGATCACTGGCATATTGTTCCAGGGGATCCATTAGATAAATCCGTTATATTGAGGCCATTAGAACCAGCTCCTATTCAGCATTTAGCAAGGgagtttttattaaaaacaagGAGAAGGAAAGGTTTAACTGAAGATGTAACCATTAATAGATTTTTTGACGATCCGATgctattaaatataaaagatgaattttctgaatatttttaa
- a CDS encoding 60S ribosomal protein L13, putative translates to MFKKVYVIDCKGHLLGRLASLIAKELLKGQRIVAVRCEEINISGSLYRNKLKYSKFLRLRTNTNPRKGPFHLREPSKILWRCVRGMLPHKTYKGKIALKKLKVFVGVPYPYDKMKKYVLPSALRAFRLKKNRRFCRLGTLSSRVGWNYDELVKKNEVLRKKVSKLYYKKKVNSLNEKKELKTKALELIKPEQRQVLENFGYA, encoded by the exons atgtttaaaaag gtATATGTGATTGATTGCAAGGGTCATTTGTTAGGGAGATTAGCTTCTTTAATAgcaaaagaattattaaaaggACAGAGAATAGTAGCAGTCAGAtgtgaagaaataaatatatcagGTAGTTTGTACAGAAATAAACTGAAATATTCCAAATTTTTGAGATTAAGAACAAACACTAATCCTAGAAAAGGACCATTTCACTTGAGAGAGCCCTCAAAGATCTTGTGGAGATGTGTTAGGGGAATGTTACCACATAAAACTTATAAAGGAAAAATTGcattaaaaaagttaaaagtCTTTGTTGGTGTACCTTACCCTTatgataaaatgaaaaagtatGTTTTGCCTAGTGCATTAAGAGCTTtcagattaaaaaaaaatagaagattTTGTAGATTGGGAACATTAAGTTCTAGAGTAGGTTGGAATTATGATGaattagttaaaaaaaatgaagttttaagaaaaaaagtttcaaaattatattataaaaagaaagttAATAGTTTaaacgaaaaaaaagaattaaaaacaaaagcATTAGAATTGATCAAACCAGAGCAACGTCAGGTTCTAGAAAATTTTGGTTATGCATAA
- the IMC1c gene encoding inner membrane complex protein 1c, putative — MESRNKNFSNYQKTDNIEPKETSTVDRKWVALTAYQPVDVVTKTVEVPVIKTVEKIVPKTILQEKIVHVPKSVTHVVEKIVEVPEVKYIEKVVEVPHIHYKNKYVPKIEVVEKIIERQKIIEKWHDKIVEVPQIKEVVRFKQIEDAEEIIKYIPKNSGNIDWEAEYRKYMQRKELSNYNVDNAATYQQKIKSYNDYNENAYTQNAYDRTYEYMNNQASLNEPTDYSREAYSQGNYYNQYNRANYDQQQSIPRSNFDVSGSVQIKRLPSEDAKPVGCCAGACS, encoded by the coding sequence atggaaagtagaaacaaaaattttagtaATTATCAAAAAACGGATAACATAGAGCCAAAAGAGACATCAACTGTAGATCGTAAATGGGTTGCTCTTACAGCTTATCAACCTGTAGATGTTGTTACAAAAACTGTTGAAGTACCAGTTATTAAAACTGTAGAAAAAATTGTTCCAAAAACAATTCTTCAAGAAAAAATTGTCCACGTTCCTAAAAGCGTCACACACGTTGTTGAGAAAATAGTAGAGGTCCCAGAAGTTAAATATATTGAGAAAGTAGTTGAAGTGCCTCACattcattataaaaataaatacgtCCCAAAAATTGAAGTAGTAGAAAAAATTATCGAACgtcaaaaaattattgaaaaatgGCATGATAAAATTGTTGAAGTTCCTCAGATCAAGGAAGTTGTTAGATTTAAACAGATCGAAGATGcagaagaaataataaaatatattcctAAAAATTCTGGAAACATTGATTGGGAAGCtgaatatagaaaatatatgcAGAGAAAAGAACTATCAAACTATAATGTAGATAACGCTGCTACATATCAACAGAAAATTAAATCATATAAtgattataatgaaaatgctTATACTCAAAATGCATATGATAGAACCTATGAATATATGAACAATCAAGCAAGCTTAAATGAGCCAACAGATTATAGTCGTGAAGCTTATTCACAAGGCAATTATTACAATCAATATAATAGAGCAAATTATGATCAACAACAAAGTATTCCTAGATCAAATTTTGATGTAAGTGGAAGTgtacaaataaaaagattACCATCTGAAGATGCCAAGCCCGTTGGATGTTGTGCTGGTGCATGTTCATAA